From a single Candidatus Izimaplasma bacterium HR1 genomic region:
- the rnfA_3 gene encoding Electron transport complex protein RnfA produces the protein MNDLLTLAFTSFLVQNIILNQFLGICSFLGVSNKRSKALGMGLAVFFVITLTGMLTWAIYYFILSPSEFNNYTDLTFMRTIVFILVIAAMVQILEMAIKKFSPSLYSALGVYLPLITTNCAVLGVALLNIQNSFTFTETIIFSAFTSLGYSAVIFTFSFIREQMNKAPIPEGFKGIPAGLIAASIMAFIFKGFAGLI, from the coding sequence ATGAATGATTTATTAACGTTAGCTTTTACCTCATTTCTTGTCCAAAACATAATCTTAAATCAGTTTCTTGGAATATGTTCATTCCTAGGTGTTTCTAATAAAAGGTCTAAAGCTTTAGGAATGGGTCTGGCAGTATTCTTTGTAATTACATTAACAGGAATGCTTACTTGGGCAATTTATTATTTCATATTATCCCCAAGTGAATTTAATAATTATACAGATTTAACATTTATGAGAACTATCGTCTTTATCTTAGTAATTGCCGCAATGGTTCAAATCCTCGAAATGGCAATTAAAAAGTTCTCTCCAAGTTTATATAGTGCTTTAGGAGTTTACTTACCTCTTATCACAACGAACTGTGCTGTTTTAGGAGTAGCACTTTTAAATATTCAAAATAGTTTTACATTTACAGAAACAATCATCTTTAGTGCTTTCACAAGTTTAGGATATAGTGCTGTTATCTTTACTTTTAGCTTTATTCGTGAGCAAATGAATAAAGCACCAATCCCTGAAGGATTTAAAGGAATTCCTGCTGGTTTAATTGCTGCTAGTATCATGGCGTTCATCTTTAAAGGATTCGCAGGTTTAATCTAA
- the rnfB_3 gene encoding Electron transport complex protein rnfB: MVIAILEIGAIGLLLGVLIGIANKYLEVKAHPLVQAVYDELPHFNCGACGTPGCMANANEIVFKNQPLSSCKPGDQAMRTRISKLMDDYYKDNPKETK; the protein is encoded by the coding sequence ATGGTTATTGCAATCTTAGAAATTGGCGCAATCGGTTTACTTTTAGGAGTATTAATCGGTATTGCGAATAAGTATCTAGAAGTTAAAGCACATCCACTTGTTCAAGCTGTATATGATGAATTACCACATTTTAATTGTGGGGCTTGCGGAACCCCTGGTTGTATGGCTAATGCCAACGAAATTGTCTTTAAAAATCAACCTTTATCAAGTTGTAAACCAGGTGATCAAGCAATGCGAACTAGAATTTCAAAATTAATGGATGATTATTACAAAGATAATCCCAAAGAAACTAAATGA
- the fusA_2 gene encoding Elongation factor G, whose amino-acid sequence MKQYDTNHLRSIAVVGAPGSGKTSFMESVLQVTGAIAKKGSVEQKSTTSDYLPEEKDHQSSISTSIIPVEYNGYKMNFLDTPGHRELISEVEQALSVVKGAVIMIDASKGIDIATNQVLSEVEEVNIPTVIFLNKMEKDNVKFETLVAKLRESMGNKAVPFFWPIVKDEKFEGYVDLVDLKTRVLENGKVVEKDVSPELMDIVGDMRESIMESVAETSEDLLDKYFGGEPLTRDEIVGGLRKGVLNGDLKPVLAGTVLKNIGIPDLLEIIEKFFPAPNELQPVKGHLPKSEETAERTSSNDEPFSGYCFNTIIDPFIGSISMIKVFSGTVQSGDKVIVSNTGDSIKIGTLSLLRGKEQIDTDRLVAGDIGIVTKLDEIKTGYTICDSKNPIIIDGPAIPGATIFIAIHPKNKKDEDKISTALHKLVAEDPSFEYKRNRETSQLLIGGQGMVHINLVIEKLKNVYKVEVDQSEPKIVYRETITKKCEAEGRHKKQSGGSGQFGVVKIRFEPINPNESTFEFDEEIHGGSVPRGYWPAVEKGLIDHFQVGPLAGFPVIGVKAVLFDGSYHSVDSNEISFKLAAAIAFKNALKDAKPTILEPIMKVSIIVRDEYVGDVMGDINKRRGQLLGMDILNGKQRIIAEVPENEIVSYTIDLKAMTQGTGVFQREFVRYDQVPNHLIDSIIEEFTKED is encoded by the coding sequence ATGAAACAATATGACACAAATCATTTACGCTCAATCGCTGTTGTAGGGGCCCCTGGTTCTGGTAAAACATCATTTATGGAATCAGTACTTCAAGTGACAGGTGCAATTGCTAAAAAAGGTTCTGTTGAACAAAAAAGTACTACGTCAGATTACCTACCGGAAGAAAAGGATCATCAATCTTCAATTTCAACAAGTATTATTCCTGTAGAATATAATGGATACAAGATGAATTTCTTGGATACTCCAGGTCACAGAGAATTAATCAGTGAAGTTGAACAAGCACTAAGTGTAGTAAAAGGTGCAGTAATAATGATTGATGCTTCAAAGGGAATTGATATTGCTACAAATCAAGTTTTATCAGAAGTAGAAGAAGTTAATATTCCTACAGTTATTTTCTTAAACAAAATGGAAAAAGATAATGTTAAATTTGAAACACTAGTTGCAAAATTACGTGAAAGTATGGGAAATAAAGCTGTTCCATTCTTTTGGCCAATCGTCAAAGATGAGAAATTTGAAGGATACGTTGATTTAGTTGATCTAAAAACACGTGTTTTAGAAAATGGAAAAGTAGTTGAAAAAGATGTATCACCTGAGTTAATGGATATTGTTGGTGATATGAGAGAAAGCATCATGGAAAGTGTTGCTGAAACAAGTGAAGACTTATTAGATAAATACTTCGGAGGAGAACCTTTAACTAGAGATGAAATCGTTGGTGGTTTACGTAAAGGTGTACTAAACGGAGATTTAAAACCTGTACTAGCTGGGACGGTACTTAAGAATATCGGGATTCCTGATTTGCTAGAAATCATCGAGAAATTCTTCCCTGCTCCAAATGAATTACAACCTGTAAAAGGACATTTACCTAAATCAGAAGAAACTGCTGAAAGAACTTCATCGAATGATGAACCATTCAGTGGATATTGCTTCAATACTATTATTGATCCATTTATTGGTAGTATTAGTATGATTAAAGTATTCAGTGGTACAGTGCAAAGTGGAGACAAAGTAATTGTTTCTAACACTGGAGACTCAATAAAAATTGGGACATTGTCATTACTAAGAGGTAAAGAACAAATTGATACAGATAGATTAGTTGCTGGAGATATTGGTATTGTAACTAAATTAGATGAAATCAAAACTGGATATACTATATGCGATTCGAAAAATCCTATTATTATTGACGGACCGGCAATTCCAGGAGCAACAATCTTTATTGCAATCCATCCAAAAAACAAAAAAGATGAAGACAAAATCTCAACAGCATTACATAAATTAGTTGCAGAAGATCCTTCATTTGAATATAAAAGAAATCGTGAAACATCACAATTATTAATTGGTGGTCAAGGAATGGTACACATCAATTTAGTAATTGAGAAACTTAAAAATGTATATAAAGTAGAAGTAGATCAATCAGAACCTAAAATTGTATATCGTGAGACAATTACGAAAAAATGTGAAGCCGAGGGTCGTCATAAAAAACAATCAGGTGGATCAGGACAATTTGGCGTTGTTAAAATTCGCTTCGAACCGATTAATCCAAATGAATCAACATTTGAATTTGATGAGGAGATCCATGGTGGTTCAGTTCCTAGAGGTTACTGGCCAGCTGTAGAAAAAGGATTAATTGATCATTTCCAAGTTGGACCACTTGCAGGATTCCCTGTAATCGGTGTGAAGGCAGTTTTATTTGATGGTTCTTATCACAGTGTTGATAGTAATGAAATATCATTCAAACTTGCAGCTGCAATTGCATTTAAAAATGCTTTAAAAGATGCTAAACCAACAATTTTAGAACCAATTATGAAAGTATCAATCATCGTTCGTGACGAATATGTTGGAGACGTAATGGGTGATATTAATAAACGTCGTGGTCAATTACTCGGAATGGATATCTTAAACGGAAAACAAAGAATTATTGCTGAAGTACCAGAAAATGAAATCGTAAGTTATACAATAGATCTAAAAGCGATGACTCAAGGTACGGGTGTATTCCAACGTGAGTTCGTAAGATATGATCAAGTTCCTAATCATTTAATTGATTCAATCATTGAAGAATTTACTAAAGAAGACTAG
- the sipW gene encoding Signal peptidase I W, translating to MKNIKLKKGTIETLKFIGLLIIIFVILNLIFTFIPPFSKMNLFAVQTDSMSPVISPGDIIVTKEIDPEDIEVGDIMAFRVDITSDGIDDVVVHYIDEINTYEGELIFKSKPHVSDIQDRWTIEEEDLVGIYKYQIKSLGKVLLFAQSWIGRIIILVDVIIISVIYDVLFGKKKSNEENINDTNEDKEKTSVE from the coding sequence ATGAAAAATATAAAGTTAAAAAAAGGAACCATAGAAACTCTTAAGTTTATTGGTTTACTTATTATAATATTTGTTATACTAAATCTCATATTCACGTTTATCCCCCCATTTAGTAAAATGAATTTATTTGCTGTTCAAACCGATTCAATGAGTCCAGTGATTTCTCCTGGTGATATAATTGTCACTAAGGAAATAGATCCTGAAGACATTGAGGTTGGTGACATTATGGCATTTAGAGTTGATATTACCAGTGATGGTATAGATGATGTTGTTGTTCATTATATCGATGAGATTAACACATATGAAGGTGAATTAATTTTTAAGAGTAAACCACATGTTAGTGATATTCAAGATAGATGGACTATCGAGGAAGAAGATCTTGTGGGAATTTATAAGTATCAGATAAAAAGTCTGGGTAAGGTTCTCTTATTCGCTCAATCGTGGATAGGAAGAATTATTATTCTTGTTGATGTTATAATTATCTCGGTAATCTACGACGTTCTATTTGGGAAAAAGAAGAGTAACGAGGAAAATATTAATGATACAAATGAAGATAAAGAAAAAACCTCTGTAGAATAG